The following are encoded in a window of Mycobacterium sp. ELW1 genomic DNA:
- a CDS encoding suppressor of fused domain protein produces the protein MSEPLDSVRAHVRGHFADTGIDAEPDSASVTFLGLERIEVLRFGPDAGGVAHYVTLGCSRHPMTEPTAGIADPLHGPRAEVVLALRATTPPPGLARSLAVVAATPAVEGVVLVADALIDLSAPLWDGAAFTAVLLGDSALPDLPLEAPRDPVRFLAAIPVTQTEAAWVRLKGADAMRQAWLDDGVDVLDPNRRAAQPG, from the coding sequence GTGAGCGAGCCCCTGGATTCGGTCCGCGCTCACGTACGCGGCCACTTCGCCGACACCGGCATCGACGCCGAGCCGGATTCGGCCAGCGTGACATTCCTCGGGCTGGAACGCATCGAGGTGTTGCGCTTCGGGCCGGACGCCGGCGGTGTGGCTCACTATGTGACGCTTGGCTGTTCGCGGCACCCGATGACCGAGCCGACGGCCGGCATCGCCGACCCGTTGCACGGCCCGCGCGCCGAGGTCGTCCTCGCCCTGCGCGCCACCACCCCGCCCCCGGGACTGGCCCGCAGCCTGGCCGTCGTGGCGGCCACGCCCGCCGTCGAGGGGGTGGTGCTGGTCGCCGACGCTCTGATCGACCTGTCCGCGCCGCTATGGGACGGTGCCGCGTTCACCGCTGTGCTGCTGGGTGATTCGGCTCTTCCCGACCTGCCGTTGGAGGCACCCCGCGACCCGGTGCGCTTCCTGGCGGCGATCCCGGTGACGCAGACCGAGGCGGCGTGGGTACGACTCAAGGGTGCCGACGCGATGCGCCAGGCCTGGCTCGACGACGGAGTCGACGTGCTGGATCCGAACCGGCGTGCAGCGCAACCGGGTTAG